The Nitrospira sp. genome window below encodes:
- a CDS encoding methyltransferase domain-containing protein: MPTDEITQKVSDRYAKAATTGEQMCCPTSYDMGNLKTFIPEEVLKVSYGCGTPAGLKTVQAGETVLDIGSGGGIDCFEASRLVGPTGHVIGIDMTDTMLEIARKNAAKVAANLGYPTSNVEFRKGLADAMPVEDGTIDLIISNCVINLAPDKRKVFQEMHRVAKPGGRFTISDIVSDQTVPQYLVHDTQKWGDCLSGALTLTDYMSGMRAAGFLGIHLVEFSPWRVIDGIHFFSVTLTGYKLPMALTVSSIHYATLRGPFSFVVDERGRKYQRGIPQPITTDDVKLLSHPPFADHFLLTADPVVLDDHDPRWTTVFPAQTPCTWQGDYALLAGPFIEAADDDHHLYRRGEPLEICSKTVAVLETAGYQPHFVILNRAGDRVSGEAVTCSPDGGCC, encoded by the coding sequence ATGCCCACTGATGAAATCACACAAAAAGTCAGCGACCGGTACGCCAAGGCCGCTACGACGGGCGAACAAATGTGTTGCCCCACCAGCTATGACATGGGAAACCTTAAAACCTTCATTCCCGAAGAGGTGCTAAAGGTCTCCTATGGTTGCGGCACACCGGCTGGGCTCAAGACGGTGCAGGCCGGAGAAACTGTCTTAGACATCGGGTCGGGCGGCGGCATCGATTGTTTTGAAGCCTCGCGTTTGGTGGGCCCCACAGGCCACGTGATCGGGATCGACATGACCGATACGATGCTGGAAATCGCCCGCAAGAATGCGGCGAAGGTGGCAGCGAATCTCGGCTATCCCACATCGAACGTGGAATTTCGCAAAGGCCTGGCCGATGCGATGCCGGTGGAAGACGGCACGATCGACCTGATCATCTCGAATTGCGTGATCAACCTCGCGCCGGACAAGCGAAAGGTGTTCCAGGAAATGCATCGGGTCGCCAAGCCAGGGGGACGGTTCACTATCTCCGACATTGTATCGGACCAAACCGTCCCACAATACCTTGTCCACGATACCCAGAAATGGGGAGATTGTTTATCGGGCGCCTTGACGCTTACCGACTACATGAGCGGCATGAGGGCAGCAGGATTTCTTGGCATCCATCTCGTGGAGTTTTCACCCTGGCGGGTCATCGACGGCATTCATTTCTTTTCCGTCACGTTGACAGGTTACAAGTTGCCCATGGCCCTGACGGTCTCTTCGATCCACTACGCCACCCTTCGGGGTCCTTTCAGCTTCGTCGTGGATGAGCGAGGGAGGAAGTACCAGCGTGGTATTCCACAGCCAATTACCACGGATGATGTCAAACTGCTGAGCCATCCTCCATTCGCCGATCATTTTCTCCTGACTGCCGACCCTGTTGTGTTGGATGACCATGATCCACGCTGGACCACAGTGTTTCCGGCACAGACCCCATGCACCTGGCAAGGCGATTATGCGCTCCTGGCCGGACCTTTCATCGAAGCTGCTGATGACGACCACCATCTCTATCGCCGTGGAGAGCCGCTGGAGATTTGCTCTAAAACAGTGGCTGTCCTAGAAACGGCAGGATACCAACCTCATTTCGTCATTCTGAATCGGGCCGGCGATCGTGTGAGCGGCGAAGCTGTGACCTGCTCACCGGATGGAGGCTGTTGCTAG